The sequence ATCCCTCAAATATTCCACATTCGTTACATCTTCAATATTCGTTAATGAAGCAAAATAAATATAATGCGGATTCATGTATTTTTTAAGATACGTCCAGTAATCAACCAACTTTTCATGGATTGAATTGAACTGATCTTTGTACGGAAACATCTCCTGCAGCCAATACCACTGAATGACCGAAGCTTCATATAAAGAGGTCGGCGTGTCTGCATTAAACTCAAGCAATTTTAAATTTTCGCCATCAAAACCAAAATCAAATCTCCCATAAATAGACGGATGATCTTCTTCCCAACTTGTAATAATATAATTTCTAAACCATTCGGGAATATTGAATTTATCCCAAAGATTTTTTTCAATAATATAATCAACAGCCTGAAGACACATCTGCCACAATTCTGCAGTTGCATTTTCTATTTTGTTGATTTCTTCTGATGAGAATTCGTAATAATGACTTTCATCCCAATAAAGTCCTTCCAAAGAATGATAGCCAAACCCGAGGTTTTCAAGTTTATGTTCCCAGTTTTTCCGGAATTGTGATTGTATTCTCTTCATAATTACGATGATGCTCTAAAACCACTTCTACCCAATCCTCCTCTCACGACATTTCCTTTGTAAGAACTTCTGCCAATATTCGACTTTGAACTGATTGCATCACTGTAATATCCCGCTCTTTGATAAGCGCCGTTGCTGTAAGCACCATAAGGACGGAATGCATGATATAGCAAGAAACCAGTCATGAAACCATGTGATCTGGAATATGATGCCGTAGTATCTGATCTCATGTATACCTTTTTTTCTTTCCCCCACTCTTCTTTTGGTTTTTCCTGAGAACAAGCCGCAAGAATCCCTGTGACGAAAAGCAATTTTATAGAACTTGATTTTTTCATTACTGCACGGTTATATAAAATTCGTAATCTTTTTTCACCTTAGCATCATGCTCATTACCACTTTCATCTTCCACGATCTGCAAGGTATCTCCCAAACTCGGAATGGTATCTCTTTTTATAATTTCTTTAAAAAGTTTATTGTTTTTCCAGATTTTGTGCTTTGTTATTAAAACATCTGCCGTATCAATATGCTGCACAGAAAGTTCGGTTTCGATGGCTGATTTTTTATCAACGTTTTCCACTGTATCCTCTTTAGATTCACTGTCGTTACAAGCCGCAATAGTGATTAAGCTTAAAAACAAAAGAGCAATTTGAATTTTTCTCACTTTAATTGTAATTTTTGACAAAAATATTATTTAATATTTTAAATTTACATATAAAAATAACAAACAAATGAAATGGACAGACGACAGAAGTGGCAACGTAGATGACAGAAGAGGATCCGGCGGCGGTGGCGGCGCCATTGTAGGGGGCGGTTTAGGAACAATCATCATTGCTGCAATCGTATTTTTTCTTGGAGGAGATCCTTCGGCAATTCTTTCTTCAAGTGGAAGTTCATCACCAAGAACCGAGCAGCGAGAACTGAGTCAAGGAGACCTGCAAGTGGGGGAATTCGTTAAAATGATTACTGCTGAAAACGAAGAAACTTGGACTAAAATTTTTGCCGAAAACGGTATGCAATACAAACCAGCCAGAGTTGTCTTGTTTAGAGAAGGTACAAATTCCGGTTGTGGACAAGCACAGTCCGCAATGGGACCATTTTATTGCCCAACCGATCAATCTGTTTATATGGATATGAGTTTCTTTCAGGAACTTCAGTCAAAATTCGGAGCAAAAGTCACAGAGTTTACCATCGCTTACGTAATGGCTCACGAAATGGGACATCATGTACAAAATCTTCTAGGAACTTTAGATAAAACAGACCAATTAAGAAGAAGCGGAAGATATTCTGAAGCACAACTTAATCAGGTTTCTGTAGCTACTGAACTTCAGGCTGATTTCTATGCCGGACTTTGGGCAAGATATTCTAACGAGAGAGAGAAATTTCTTGAACCGGGCGATTTAGAATCTGCAGTTGAAGCAGCAGAAGCTGTAGGTGACGATAATATTCAGAAAAGATCACAAGGTTATGTGAATCAGGAAAGTTTTACACACGGGTCATCAGCCCAACGTAAAGAATGGTTTATGAAAGGATATAACTCTGGAGACATCAAACAAGGAGATACCTTTAATCAACTTTTAAGATAACAAAAAGGACTGAAGAAAATTTCTTCAGTCCTTTTTTATTATTTCAGTTCAATCGGATTGCTGTTTCTTTTGCTTCTTCTTTAGCTCTTTCTTCCATTCGCTTTCTCATGTCTGCAGGATTTTGGTTTCCACCGCCGCCGATTCTCATTGGAGGAGAAATTCCACCGCCACGTTGATTATTCATGAAAGACATCGGGTCAGTTTTAAATTTTTCCTGTTGTTTTACGTAATCAGTTCTTTTAACTTTAATAACATTTCCGAATGTTGTCATTTCAGGAAAATCAGCAATTTTATAATTTTTCATTAAATCAAATGAATAATCTCCGTTAGCATCTTCAGCTTTCACAACCAAACCTGGAAGTCCGCTGAATTTATAAGGACCGTCTTGATAAGGAAGATCTGTTGTGAACCATGCCGTCCATTTTCTTCCGCCAAACTCGGTTTCGGCTTTTTGCACTTTATATTCACCAATTTTTGTGGTTTCAGATAAAATTTTCCAATTCAGAGGTCGATCTTCTTCGTATGAATATTGATCTCTTCCCAAACGGTCTTTATATAAGGTTTTCTGATTTTTTTTATCTTTTTCAATGGAATAATTGATATTCGTTCTCAAACCTTCCATTTGTTCTCTGTTAAAACCTCTTGCACCACCGCTTTGAAAATTGGCTTTCATCACTGAATCTCTTTTAATCCTGTTTTCAGAATAGAACATGGATTTTTCTGCAGATATATCTAAATATGCATTTTCAGTTTTAATATCAGTTTTGTTATTGACATCTGGTTTTGAAGTTACCTGATAAACAAATCTGTTAGTTTGTGCGAAAGTAGCCTGTGCAAGCAAGACTACAGCAAGAATGCCTAATTTTTTCATTATTTTCCTGATTTATAGTTTTGATTTTAAATATGCATCAAAGTTAAACCATCGATGATAAAAATCGATAAAATAAAAACGACGATTTTTATATACTGATTATTGTTCGTATTTTTGCACTATTAAATCATTCTAAATAAATACAATGATAAAAGTTTCAGATTATGCTAAGGAAAAAGCCATTCAACTGATGACAGAAGATGGTTTTAATCCGGCAGAAGATTATATAAGAGTTGGGGTAAAGAGCGGAGGTTGTTCTGGTTTGGAATATGTTTTGGGTTTTGACAACAAAAAAACAGATACCGATCAGATTTTCGAAGACAATAACATCAAAATTGTGGTAGAAAAAAAATCTATTCTTTATTTAGCAGGTACTATCCTCGAATACTCAGGTGGATTGAATGGAAAAGGATTTGTTTTTAACAATCCTAATGCAGCCAGAACGTGTGGTTGTGGTGAGAGTTTTAGCTTATAATTAGACATTGGAAGTACTGATTTAGAATACTCTAAATCTTAAATCTAATCTCTAAAATCTATTAAAATGAGTAAATATACTGAAGACGACTTACGTGTCGATTTAGAAAATAAAAAATACGAATTCGGTTGGGAAACCATACTCGATTACGAAGATTTCCCAATTGGTCTAAACGAAGACATCGTCCGTGCTATTTCTGCTAAAAAAGAAGAACCGGAATGGATGACAGAATGGCGTTTAGAATCATTCAAGATTTGGTTGAAAATGACTGAGCCTGAGTGGGCAAACATCAAATACACAAAACCAGATTTTCAGGCAATTAAGTATTACGCTGCACCGAAAGCTAAACCAGAATTGGCAAGCTTAGACGAAGTGGATCCTGAATTATTGGCTACTTTCGCCAAATTAGGAATCAACATCGAAGAACAGAAAAGACTTTCAAATGTTGCCGTAGATATTGTAATCGATTCTATCTCTGTAAAAACAACTTTTCAGGATACCTTAGCAGAAAAAGGAATTATTTTCTGTTCAATTTCCGAAGCGATCAAAAATCATCCGGACTTAGTAAGAAAATATCTTGGAAAAGTAGTTCCTAGAGGTGATAACTTTTATGCAGCATTGAATTCCGCAGTATTTTCTGACGGAAGTTTCTGCTACATTCCAAAAGGGGTGAGATGTCCTATGGAATTATCAACCTATTTCCGTATCAATCAGTCCGGAACAGGTCAGTTTGAAAGAACACTTGTCATCGCTGATGAAGGAAGTTATGTTTCTTATCTTGAAGGTTGTACAGCTCCGTCGAGAGACGAAAATCAGCTTCACGCAGCAGTTGTAGAACTGATCGCGATGGATAATGCTGAAATTAAATATTCAACAGTGCAAAACTGGTACCCAGGAAATGAAGAAGGAAAAGGAGGAGTTTTCAACTTTGTAACCAAAAGAGGATTGTGCGAAACAAAAGCAAAAATCTCATGGACACAAGTAGAAACAGGATCTGCTGTAACATGGAAATATCCGTCTTGTATCTTAAAAGGTGACGGTTCTATCGGTGAGTTCTACTCTATCGCAGTAACCAACAATCATCAGTATGCCGATACAGGTACAAAGATGATTCACATCGGTAAGAATACAAAATCAACAATTATTTCGAAAGGAATTTCTGCAGGAAAATCTCAAAACTCATATAGAGGATTGGTAAAAGTGATGCCTTCTGCAAAAGGAGCCAGGAACTTTTCACAATGTGACTCACTTTTAATGGGTAACGAATGTGGAGCGCATACTTTCCCTTATATCGAAATTAAAGATCCTACTGCACAGCTAGAACACGAAGCTACCACTTCAAAAATTGGTGAAGACCAGATTTTTTACTGTAACCAGAGAGGTATCGATACCGAAAGAGCAATTGCGTTGATTGTCAATGGTTTCAGTAAAGAAGTTTTAAATAAATTACCAATGGAATTTGCCATTGAAGCTCAGAAATTACTTGAGATTTCTTTGGAGGGTTCTGTAGGATAATTTGATTTTATCGCAAAGTAAAACAAAGATTTTTTTTAAAAGCGATTCGCTTATTTTAAGATAAACTAAGCCGCTAACGCTTAGGAAAGAAATACAATCGAAATTAATTTTCAACTTGTATCTTTGCGAAAAACAAACAAATGACAGAAAATGAGATTTCAAAAATTGTATTTGGAAGCGGATTAAAGATTCATAGAAAATTAGGTGTTGGTTTATTTGAAACCATTTATGAAGATTGTTTATTTTATGAATTACGGAAAGAAGGATTAATAGTTGAAAAACAGAAATTCCTGAATATCCAATATGAAGAACTTATTTTAGAAAGAGCTTTCAAAATGGATTTGTTAATTGAAAATAAAGTCGTTTTAGAAATTAAATCAGTAGAAAGCTTAAATAATTTTCATGCTTTACAGTTAAAAAATTATTTGAGAATCGGAAATTTTAAATTAGGGATGCTTTTAAATTTTAATTCTCAACTTTTTAAGGACGGTGTTAGAAGAATAGCAAACAATCTTGATGAAATTTAAATATTAAAAAAAGAAATAGTATTTCCTCGCTAAGCGTTAGCGCCTTTGTTTATCTTTTAAAGATAACACAGGAGACAAATAAAAATCTTTGTCTAACCTTGCGATAAATTAAAAATATATGTTAAACATTAAAAACTTACATGCCAGAATTGAAGATGGCGCGCAAATATTAAAAGGTATCAATCTTGAAATCAAGCCGGGCGAAGTTCATGCGATCATGGGACCCAACGGAGCGGGAAAATCTACTCTTTCTTCTGTGATTGCAGGAAAAGAAGATTACGAAGTAACGGAAGGAGAAATCCTTTTTCAAGGTGAAAACATTATTGAAGATGCTCCTGAAGAGAGAGCGCACAAAGGAATTTTCCTTTCATTTCAGTATCCGGTAGAAATTCCGGGAGTTTCTGTGACGAATTTCATTAAAGCTGCTTTAAACGAAAACAGAAAAGCAAACGGATTGGAAGATATGCCTGCAAAAGAAATGCTGGCTATGATTCGTGAAAAATCTGAGAAATTAGGAATTAAAAAAGATTTCCTTTCAAGATCATTGAACGAAGGATTTTCGGGAGGTGAAAAGAAAAGAAACGAGATTTTCCAGATGATGATGCTGAATCCTAAATTGGCGATTCTTGACGAAACAGATTCCGGATTGGATATTGATGCCTTGAGAATCGTTGCAGACGGTGTAAACCAGTTTAAAAACGAAGGAAATGCAGTTCTTTTGATTACGCATTATCAAAGATTGCTAAATTATATTGAGCCTGATTATGTACACGTTTTAGCGAACGGAAAAATCATTAAGACAGGTGACAAATCTTTAGCTTTAGAATTAGAAAGCAAAGGGTACGACTGGTTGCTTAACTAATAAAATATTTTTGGTTAAGTTTTTTATCAATCCTTAGTCGAAAAGGCAGTGAAAAACTGCGATATTGATACAAATTAAATTTATAATAAAGGTGTGATGGCCGAAATATCAGTAATGGCTTTATACGATCAAACAATAGAAAATCACAGTGAATTTTTGGAGAGTCTGCGTCATAGATTTTTAGATGACGACAGAAAAACGGCGCTTCAGAAATTTGCAATCAAAGGTTTTCCTACCAAGAAAGACGAAGAATACAAGTATACCAACATCAAAGAAATCACGGAGAAAGATTACAATTTTTTCCCGAAAGAAAGTCACAACATCACCAAAGAACAGCTTGATGAGCTGCATTTGGGAGAAGAAAATTTTGACTGGATTGTCTTTGTAAACGGTCAGCTTCACAAAGAGCTTTCAAACATTTCTATCGAAAATGCAGAATTTTTATCTTTCAACTATGCTTTGAATGATGAGAATCACAAAGACGTTTTCGATAAATATTTTAATACGATTGCCGCAAAAGATTTAGCTTTTACAAATTTAAATCAGGCGTATTGCAAATACGGATTTTTCTTGAAAGTCCCGAAAAATGTGATCATTGAGAAACCGATTCACGTTTTTTACCTTTCTCAAAATCAGGAAGAAAACACGTTCTACAATACAAGAAACTTATTGATTGTAGAAGAAGGAGCAAAAGTAGAAATCATCGAAAGTCATCATAATTTTGATGAGAGTTTTGTGTTTACCAATTCGGTAACTGAAATTTTCACGTATCAGAATGCAAAAGCAGACTGGCACAAAATTCAGAACGACAGCGATACTTCTTATTTGGTAGATCATACGTTTGCAAAACAAGAAAGAGATAGCTTAACGACTGTGAATACGTTTACTTTTGGAGGAAAGATCATCAGAAACAATCTTGATTTTATTCATAACGGAGAAAATATCAACTCTTTCATGAACGGAATTACGATTATCGGGAAAGATCAGTTGGTCGATCACCATACAGCGGTTCACCATAATACTCCAAACTGTCAGAGTTACCAGAACTACAAAGGTATTTACAAAGATAAATCTCACGGTGTTTTTAACGGAAAGGTTTTTGTAAACAAGATTGCTCAGAAAACCAACGCTTATCAGCAAAATAACAACGTTTTATTAAGCGAAGGAGCAACAATCGACACCAAGCCGCAATTGGAGATTTTCGCAGATGATGTGAAGTGTTCTCATGGTTGTACAGTTGGTCAACTCAATAAAGATGCATTATTCTATCTAAGAGCAAGAGGTATTTCTAAAAAGAAGC comes from Chryseobacterium sp. 3008163 and encodes:
- a CDS encoding neutral zinc metallopeptidase, producing the protein MKWTDDRSGNVDDRRGSGGGGGAIVGGGLGTIIIAAIVFFLGGDPSAILSSSGSSSPRTEQRELSQGDLQVGEFVKMITAENEETWTKIFAENGMQYKPARVVLFREGTNSGCGQAQSAMGPFYCPTDQSVYMDMSFFQELQSKFGAKVTEFTIAYVMAHEMGHHVQNLLGTLDKTDQLRRSGRYSEAQLNQVSVATELQADFYAGLWARYSNEREKFLEPGDLESAVEAAEAVGDDNIQKRSQGYVNQESFTHGSSAQRKEWFMKGYNSGDIKQGDTFNQLLR
- a CDS encoding GLPGLI family protein; translated protein: MKKLGILAVVLLAQATFAQTNRFVYQVTSKPDVNNKTDIKTENAYLDISAEKSMFYSENRIKRDSVMKANFQSGGARGFNREQMEGLRTNINYSIEKDKKNQKTLYKDRLGRDQYSYEEDRPLNWKILSETTKIGEYKVQKAETEFGGRKWTAWFTTDLPYQDGPYKFSGLPGLVVKAEDANGDYSFDLMKNYKIADFPEMTTFGNVIKVKRTDYVKQQEKFKTDPMSFMNNQRGGGISPPMRIGGGGNQNPADMRKRMEERAKEEAKETAIRLN
- a CDS encoding HesB/IscA family protein; the protein is MIKVSDYAKEKAIQLMTEDGFNPAEDYIRVGVKSGGCSGLEYVLGFDNKKTDTDQIFEDNNIKIVVEKKSILYLAGTILEYSGGLNGKGFVFNNPNAARTCGCGESFSL
- the sufB gene encoding Fe-S cluster assembly protein SufB, with the translated sequence MSKYTEDDLRVDLENKKYEFGWETILDYEDFPIGLNEDIVRAISAKKEEPEWMTEWRLESFKIWLKMTEPEWANIKYTKPDFQAIKYYAAPKAKPELASLDEVDPELLATFAKLGINIEEQKRLSNVAVDIVIDSISVKTTFQDTLAEKGIIFCSISEAIKNHPDLVRKYLGKVVPRGDNFYAALNSAVFSDGSFCYIPKGVRCPMELSTYFRINQSGTGQFERTLVIADEGSYVSYLEGCTAPSRDENQLHAAVVELIAMDNAEIKYSTVQNWYPGNEEGKGGVFNFVTKRGLCETKAKISWTQVETGSAVTWKYPSCILKGDGSIGEFYSIAVTNNHQYADTGTKMIHIGKNTKSTIISKGISAGKSQNSYRGLVKVMPSAKGARNFSQCDSLLMGNECGAHTFPYIEIKDPTAQLEHEATTSKIGEDQIFYCNQRGIDTERAIALIVNGFSKEVLNKLPMEFAIEAQKLLEISLEGSVG
- a CDS encoding GxxExxY protein, coding for MTENEISKIVFGSGLKIHRKLGVGLFETIYEDCLFYELRKEGLIVEKQKFLNIQYEELILERAFKMDLLIENKVVLEIKSVESLNNFHALQLKNYLRIGNFKLGMLLNFNSQLFKDGVRRIANNLDEI
- the sufC gene encoding Fe-S cluster assembly ATPase SufC, producing MLNIKNLHARIEDGAQILKGINLEIKPGEVHAIMGPNGAGKSTLSSVIAGKEDYEVTEGEILFQGENIIEDAPEERAHKGIFLSFQYPVEIPGVSVTNFIKAALNENRKANGLEDMPAKEMLAMIREKSEKLGIKKDFLSRSLNEGFSGGEKKRNEIFQMMMLNPKLAILDETDSGLDIDALRIVADGVNQFKNEGNAVLLITHYQRLLNYIEPDYVHVLANGKIIKTGDKSLALELESKGYDWLLN